Below is a genomic region from Granulicella sp. L56.
GGGGGGAGTTCAGGAGCACTGGAAGGAGACGAACGATCAGAAGCGCGTATTCCTGCTGACGCGCTCGGCGTTTCTGGGACAGCAGCGGAATGGCGCGACGACGTGGTCGGGCGATATCTACAGCACCTATATGAATCTGCAGCGGCAGGTGCCGGCTGGGCTGAACTTTGCGCTGTCGGGGAACCCTTATTGGACAACCGATATCGGCGGGTACTTTCAGCCGTTTGATAGGCCTGCGAATGATCCCGAGTATCAGAAACTTTATGCGCGATGGTTTGAGTTTGGCGCGTTCTGTCCGGTATTTCGCACGCATGGGCATCGCGACCATAACGAGATGTGGACGTATGACCAGGTCGAGCCGATTCTGCTGAAGTATGACAAGTTGCGGTATCGGCTGATGCCTTATATCTACTCGCTGGCGTGGCGGGTGACGAATGAGGATTACACCATTCAAAGACCGCTGGTGATGGATTGGCGCGGGGATGAGAAGACGTGGGACATCGGCGACCAGTTTATGTTTGGGCCCGCGCTGATGGTGAATCCTGTGATGAGAGAGGGAGCTACGCGGAGAGATGTGTATCTGCCTGCTTCGCCGGTCTGGTATGACTTCTGGACGGGCGATGCCGTTGCCGGACGAGGATGGATTGAGGCCGAGGCTCCGCTGGATCATATCCCGTTGTATGTGCGAGCGGGATCGATTGTGCCGATGGGACCGGAGATTGAGTATGCCGATGAAAATCCTGATGGGCCAATTGAGCTGCGCGTGTACACGGGCGCGGATGGGAGCTTCAACCTCTACAACGATGAGGGGAATAACTACGACTACAAGAAGGGGCTGCATAGCGTGGTTCCGATTCGTTGGGACGAGACGGCGAAGACGCTGACGATTGGAGCGCGCGAGGGAGAGTATCCGGGGATGCCGAAGGAGCGGACCTTTAATATTGTCTGGGTTGGGAGCGAGCAGGGCGCGGGAGAGGCACTCGTTTCGCGGCCGGATAAGACGGTTCGCTATTCGGGGGCTGAGGTTGTGGTGAAGAGATAGATGCTGTAATTAATTGTTACAAACAGAACTGGCTGCCTGATGAAAAGCAGATCCTCCGCCTGCGGCGAAGGATGACAAGGCTTGTGGTCGCCAGCTTCATGTGGGCTGACAAAACTTGGGATGCGAACTTCTCAGCTTTGTTCTAACGCAGCGTGGACTCGAAAACTTCGTAGCGGTGCTCGAGTTGCCATTGCTCGGTTGCCTTTTCGCTGACTTGGAGAAATGCTGCGCATTTGGTGGTTGGCTTGTCTGCTCCGAGAGGCTGCGCGGCGCAGGGTGCATTGACTCGGATGAAGTTGTCGGGCTGCTGCCAGAGGCTGGGACCGGGAAGAAAGCTGTGTTCGAGCGAGGTGCGGGCCATGGCCTTTAGATCGGCGTAGGTGAGATTGAAGTCGCGGGCCGCGCGAACGTACTCGTTGGTGAGGTCGATGCGGGAGACGCCTTCATCGTCGGTGGAGAGAGCGACAGGGACGTGCGCGGCGCGGTAGATCGGTAATGGATGGTGAGCGGGGTCGATGCCGAGGATGACATCGTTCGAGGTGAGGTTGATTTCGACCATGATGTGATGGGTCGCCATCTCTTTTAAAAGCGCCTGGGGATGTTCTTCGTACATGATGTCGACGCCGTGGCCGATGCGTTCGGCGTGACCAAGCTCGATGGCTTCGCGGATATGGAAGCGGAGGCCGGCGGGTGGGACGAGCCCGGGCGCGAGTTCTCCGGCGTGGAGGGTGATGTGGACCGTCGGATAAACGCTGTGGAGATAGTCGAGCATCCGCATCTGGCGATGGTATTCGGACATGGAGTAGAAGGCGTCTTCGGGCTGGACGAAGTTGATGCCGACGACGTCGGGATCTTGTGATGCGAGTTCGAAGCCAAGCAGTGTTTGTGCGAAGACCTGTTGCGGAGGGAAGGCGCGGAGGACTTGATAGAGGAAGCGGATTTTGACGGAGCAGGCGCGGGTGGCGTTGGGCTGACCGCAGTGCTCTATGCGATTACGAGATTCGAAAGCGTCACTGAGCTGTTTGCGATCAATCGCAACTTCGTCGCGGAGGCCGCCCGCGAGAAGAGCGGCGCGGAGATGAGCGAGGTCGGAGGGCGTGGTTCCGGTGGCATCACCGGTTCGGCTGTCGGCGGGATCGACAGGCGTCGTTGGCCAAGGGATCGTTGCGCTGAGCTTGGCTACATCGCCGAAGGCGGGCGTGCTCATAATTTCGAGGTACTGTTCGTTTTGGGTGGCAGCGCGGGTGGTCACTTCGTCGAGCCATTCGCCATAGTGCGAGTCGCTGATGTTGCCGAAGCGATCGAAGGTATTGAAGAACTGATCGTGGCCACTGCTGCCTGCGCTGGGGACGAAGCTGCGCATCGAGAAAGAGTCGATCAGCGCGTCATAGAGGTGTTGATTGGTAAAAACGTTATCAGCGCGGACGTCGCCCTTGGCACAGACGGGCTGTGGGGGCAGACTGCGGGTTGTGCCTATATTTTTTGTGAGGCTAAGAGGGGCGGGGTTTACGCAAAGGAGATCAGTAGCGGCATCTTTAAGAAAGGTCTCGGCGTAAACTGCACCGGACAGATGCATATGGAGATCAGCTCCCTTCGGCATTTGAACGAGGAAGGCCCGGAGTTGTAAGGAATTTTTCTTAGCGGCGTTGAAGGCTTGAATGGCTCTCTGCCCCTGCCGCGCCCGCGATAATTTTGGAGTCGTTGCCTGGGCTGTAACGGCAGCGAGAAGGCAGAGGACGATAACAAGGACGTACCGTTGTTGAAGACGACTCAGCATGGAAGGCTTTCCTTAAGATTGCAGGATGAGAAAGGATAGCGCGAGGAGGAAGTTGGCGGTATGGTCAAGGGTTGCTATACTGAAAATGCGTTTACGTCACTAGTTCCCTGCTGGCGACATGCTCCCCTGAGAAGGCTGGGGCAACAGACGTAGATTCTGCGCACGGGCGTTCTTGGCGATCCCCGATAGAGGCGTTAGATGCCAAGGCCAGATAGCTCAGTGGTAGAGCGCGGCCCTGAAAAGGCCGGCGTCGGCGGTTCGATCCCGTCTCTGGCCACCATTTAGAATCAATAACTTAGAAGCTCTAACGATCTCATCTCCATTGTTCCGAAGGTCAAGAATTTTCGGATAAAGTATTTATATTCAGCAATATATGGAATCAGAGGATTTTAGCCGTAAAAAGGCTGGCGTCGATCATTATCCAACCAGATCTATATCATTCTAAA
It encodes:
- a CDS encoding adenosine deaminase; translation: MLSRLQQRYVLVIVLCLLAAVTAQATTPKLSRARQGQRAIQAFNAAKKNSLQLRAFLVQMPKGADLHMHLSGAVYAETFLKDAATDLLCVNPAPLSLTKNIGTTRSLPPQPVCAKGDVRADNVFTNQHLYDALIDSFSMRSFVPSAGSSGHDQFFNTFDRFGNISDSHYGEWLDEVTTRAATQNEQYLEIMSTPAFGDVAKLSATIPWPTTPVDPADSRTGDATGTTPSDLAHLRAALLAGGLRDEVAIDRKQLSDAFESRNRIEHCGQPNATRACSVKIRFLYQVLRAFPPQQVFAQTLLGFELASQDPDVVGINFVQPEDAFYSMSEYHRQMRMLDYLHSVYPTVHITLHAGELAPGLVPPAGLRFHIREAIELGHAERIGHGVDIMYEEHPQALLKEMATHHIMVEINLTSNDVILGIDPAHHPLPIYRAAHVPVALSTDDEGVSRIDLTNEYVRAARDFNLTYADLKAMARTSLEHSFLPGPSLWQQPDNFIRVNAPCAAQPLGADKPTTKCAAFLQVSEKATEQWQLEHRYEVFESTLR